From the genome of Candidozyma auris chromosome 2, complete sequence, one region includes:
- the CDS1 gene encoding phosphatidate cytidylyltransferase, with protein MSEKKEQSSKNSKAQDELKHEKTPPKIVYNDHEKKKQALVTRTVWSLVILFVFLVVLASGHLPLIGFVILCQILTFKEIIALTSEPARDKNIPWNKTLNWYFLCCTVYYYDGESVFDFLQDEILSSNALFFFYKNHKFIAYSLYIAGFIFFVFTLKKGFYKFQFASLCATHMTLLLVVFQSHLIIENILNGIIWLLIPASLVIVNDIFAYLCGITFGRTQLIEISPKKTVEGFIGAWICTGLAAVLVAWLLSQSDYLICPATNLSTTIYNYPHCEPNPVFIPQIYQLPDNIAEYLGQSAVTFKPLYLHSAVIATFASLIAPFGGFFASGLKRAFGIKDFGDTIPGHGGITDRFDCQFLMGSFSYLYFQTFISSSNLGLQKVLQMAVFNLTTGQIIQLTKALLKYLHTSGNLNDEKLHAILEILN; from the coding sequence ATGTCggagaaaaaggaacaGTCCTCAAAGAATAGCAAGGCTCAAGATGAACTCAAGCATGAGAAAACTCCACCCAAGATAGTTTATAATGAccatgaaaagaaaaaacaaGCACTAGTCACGAGAACAGTTTGGTCCCTAGTGATActttttgtgtttctcGTGGTTCTTGCTAGTGGCCATTTGCCTCTTATTGGCTTTGTCATATTGTGCCAGATCCTCACCTTCAAAGAGATCATTGCTTTAACCTCTGAGCCGGCCAGAGACAAAAATATTCCATGGAACAAGACATTAAATTGGTACTTCTTGTGCTGTACCGTATACTACTATGATGGTGAGTCTGTCTTCGACTTCCTTCAGGACGAGATTCTTTCCTCTAACGcattgttcttcttttaTAAGAATCACAAGTTTATTGCCTATTCCCTCTACATTGCTGGCTTCATATTTTTTgtcttcaccttgaagaaaggCTTTTACAAGTTCCAATTTGCCCTGTTATGCGCCACCCACATGACTTTActtcttgtcgttttcCAATCTCATTTGATCATCGAGAACATTCTTAACGGTATCATTTGGTTATTGATTCCTGCTTCGCTTGTGATCGTTAACGACATTTTTGCGTATCTCTGCGGTATCACGTTTGGAAGGACCCAATTGATTGAGATTTCTCCGAAGAAGACAGTTGAGGGTTTTATCGGCGCCTGGATTTGCACCGGTCTCGCTGCGGTCTTGGTTGCATGGTTATTATCGCAATCAGACTACTTGATTTGTCCTGCTACTAACCTATCCACCACAATCTACAACTATCCTCACTGTGAGCCTAACCCTGTCTTCATTCCACAAATATACCAGCTTCCAGATAATATTGCTGAATACTTGGGACAGTCAGCCGTTACGTTCAAGCCACTTTACTTACACTCGGCTGTCATCGCCACCTTTGCCTCGCTCATTGCTCCTTTCGGAGGTTTCTTCGCCTCTGGCTTGAagagagcttttggaaTTAAAGACTTCGGTGACACAATTCCAGGCCACGGTGGTATCACGGACAGATTTGACTGTCAGTTTTTGATGGGCTCATTTTCCTACTTGTACTTCCAAACCTTTATCTCCTCGAGTAACCTTGGCTTGCAAAAGGTGTTGCAAATGGCCGTCTTTAACTTGACTACAGGGCAGATCATACAATTGACGAAGGCCTTGTTGAAATACCTCCATACTCTGGGCAACCTCAATGACGAAAAGTTGCACGCGATACTCGAAATATTGAATTAA
- the QCR8 gene encoding ubiquinol--cytochrome-c reductase subunit 8 produces the protein MAGPHPKTYMGWWGSLGSPKQKYVNIYTVSPYATRPLKGALHNSIFNTFRRFKNQVLYVAIPAAIVWTINSKATEYNEYLYTKAGREELEKVNV, from the coding sequence ATGGCTGGACCTCATCCAAAGACTTACATGGGCTGGTGGGGCAGCTTGGGCTCCCCTAAGCAGAAGTACGTCAACATTTACACTGTGTCCCCGTACGCTACCAGACCTTTGAAGGGTGCATTGCACAactccatcttcaacaccttcagAAGATTCAAGAACCAGGTTCTTTACGTGGCCATCCCTGCCGCCATCGTCTGGACTATCAACTCAAAGGCGACTGAGTACAACGAGTACTTGTACACCAAGGCTGGTAGagaggagttggagaaagtCAACGTTTAA
- the CKS1 gene encoding cyclin-dependent protein kinase regulatory subunit CKS1 encodes MSRPRYLTDAERAKVLEFSDMIHYSPRYSDDANEYRHVMLPKDMLKVIPQDYFNPETGTLRILLEEEWRGLGITQSLGWVHYETHAPEPHILLFKRPINYES; translated from the coding sequence ATGAGTAGGCCAAGATACTTGACTGACGCGGAAAGAGCTAAAGTGCTCGAGTTCCTGGACATGATTCACTACAGTCCTAGGTATAGCGACGATGCCAACGAGTATAGGCACGTTATGTTGCCCAAAGACATGTTGAAGGTCATACCCCAGGACTATTTCAACCCAGAAACAGGGACCTTAAGAATTCTATtagaagaagaatggcGAGGTTTGGGTATCACTCAATCGTTGGGTTGGGTTCATTATGAGACTCACGCGCCTGAACCGCAtatccttcttttcaagaGACCTATAAACTACGAAAGTTAA
- the ERG20 gene encoding bifunctional (2E,6E)-farnesyl diphosphate synthase/dimethylallyltranstransferase, translated as MDKQAAKDKFIGEFDALVDELKQILHQYKMPQEAVDWFTKNLYYNAPGGKLNRGLSVIDTYCILKNVKIEELSDAEYKKVAILGWAIELLQAYFLVADDMMDQSKTRRGQPCWYLKPGVGNIAINDSFMLEGAIYVLLKKHFRQDPYYVDLLDLFHEVTFQTELGQLLDLVTADEEHVDLDKFSLQKHSFIVIFKTAYYSFYLPVALAMFMSGVSSQKDLEQVKNVLIPLGEYFQIQDDYLDCFGTPEQIGKIGTDIKDNKCSWVVNQALLKVNAEQRKLLDENYGKKDDESEARVKKLFHDLDIPKIYNEYEEDVVSRLRAQIENIDESRGLKKEVLTSFLNKVYKRSK; from the coding sequence ATGGATAAGCAAGCCGCTAAGGATAAATTTATTGGAGAATTTGACGCGTTGGTCGACGAGCTTAAGCAAATTTTGCACCAATACAAGATGCCCCAGGAGGCAGTGGACTGGTTCACCAAGAATTTATATTACAATGCCCCAGGTGGTAAATTGAACAGAGGCCTCTCTGTGATTGACACCTATTgtattttgaaaaatgtCAAAATCGAAGAATTGTCTGACGCTGAGTACAAGAAGGTAGCTATATTGGGATGGGCTATCGAGTTATTGCAGGCCTACTTCTTGGTCGCTGACGACATGATGGACCAGTCCAAGACTAGAAGAGGCCAGCCATGCTGGTACTTGAAGCCTGGTGTGGGAAACATTGCTATCAATGACTCTTTCATGTTGGAAGGTGCCATCTACgtcttgttgaagaagcactTCCGTCAAGACCCATACTACGTTGATCTCTTGGACTTGTTCCACGAAGTCACCTTTCAGACTGAGTTGGGTCAACTATTGGACTTGGTCACTGCTGATGAGGAGCATGTCGACTTGGACAAATTTTCCTTGCAGAAACACTCGTTTATTGTCATTTTCAAGACCGCATACTACTCCTTCTACTTGCCCGTTGCATTGGCTATGTTCATGAGTGGTGTAAGCTCTCAGAAGGACTTGGAACAAGTCAAGAACGTGTTGATTCCCTTGGGTGAGTACTTCCAAATCCAGGATGATTATTTGGACTGCTTCGGTACACCAGAACAGATCGGTAAAATCGGTACTGATATCAAGGACAACAAGTGCTCGTGGGTAGTTAACCAGGCTTTATTGAAGGTTAACGCCGAGCAGCGTAAGCTTTTAGACGAGAACTACGGTAAGAAAGACGACGAGAGCGAGGCGAgagtgaagaaattgtttcACGACCTTGACATTCCAAAGATCTATAACGAGTACGAGGAGGACGTCGTTTCCCGTTTGAGAGCCCAGATTGAGAATATTGACGAGAGCAGAggtttgaagaaggaagtgttGACCTCCTTCCTCAACAAGGTGTACAAGAGATCCAAGTAA
- the RPL17B gene encoding 60S ribosomal protein uL22 — protein MVRYAATPVNPAKSASARGAYLRVSFKNTRETAQAINGWNLEKAKQYLDQVLDHKRAIPFRRFNGSIGRTAQGKEWGVQKARWPVKSVNYVKDLLQNAQSNAEAKGLDVAKLKITHIQVNQAPKNRRRTYRAHGRSNAYLSHPSHIELIVTEEEEEIAKAVEKVQPRLNSRQRGRLAHLKRIGSA, from the coding sequence ATGGTTCGTTACGCTGCTACACCAGTCAACCCAGCTAAGTCGGCCTCTGCTCGTGGTGCTTACTTGAGAGTGTCTTTCAAGAACACCAGAGAAACCGCTCAGGCCATCAACGGCTGgaacttggagaaggcCAAGCAATACTTGGACCAGGTTTTGGACCACAAGAGAGCCATTCCTTTCAGAAGATTCAACGGCTCCATTGGTAGAACCGCTCAGGGTAAGGAGTGGGGTGTCCAGAAGGCCAGATGGCCCGTCAAGTCCGTCAACTACGTCAAGGACTTGTTGCAGAACGCTCAGTCCAACGCTGAGGCCAAGGGTTTGGACGttgccaagttgaagatcaccCACATCCAGGTCAACCAGGCTCCAAAgaacagaagaagaacttaCAGAGCTCACGGTAGATCCAACGCCTACTTGTCCCACCCATCGCACATTGAACTCATTGTcactgaggaagaggaggagatTGCCAAGGCCGTGGAGAAGGTGCAGCCTAGATTGAACTCCAGACAGAGAGGTAGATTGGCTCACTTGAAGCGTATCGGTTCTGCTTAA
- the SUI1 gene encoding translation initiation factor eIF1 yields MSTIQNLNSFDPFADTGDSEAQATNYIHIRIQQRNGRKTLTTVQGVPNEYDLKKILKVLKKDFACNGNIVKDSELGEVIQMQGDQRVKVSEFLITKLQLPKKNIKIHGF; encoded by the exons ATGTCTACTATCCAAAACTTAAACTCTTTCG ATCCTTTCGCCGACACTGGTGACTCCGAAGCTCAAGCGACAAACTACATTCACATCCGTATTCAACAGCGTAACGGTCGTAAGACCTTGACCACCGTCCAAGGTGTGCCAAATGAGtatgacttgaagaagatcttaaaggttttgaagaaggatttTGCCTGTAACGGCAACATCGTTAAGGATTCCGAGTTGGGTGAGGTTATTCAGATGCAAGGTGACCAGAGAGTTAAAGTGTCTGAGTTCTTGATCACCAAGTTGCagttgccaaagaagaatatcaaaatTCACGGTTTCTAG
- the NDH51 gene encoding Ndh51p, which yields MLRSIRRSAKSFNVRQLATAADAGANPNRVHGGLKDQDRIFQNVYGNYGHDLKSAMKMGDWYKTKEIILKGDKWILDEIKKSGLRGRGGAGFPSGLKWSFMNPPGWEKNKGPRYLVVNADEGEPGTCKDREIIRKDPHKLVEGCLLAGRGMNATAAYIYIRGEFYNEAVILQQAINEAYKNGFLGKNACGSGYDFDVYIHRGMGAYICGEETALIESIEGKAGKPRLKPPFPAGIGLFGRPSTVTNVETVAVAPTILRRGGDWFASFGRERNSGTKLFCISGHVNEPCTVEEEMSIPLKELLEKHCGGVKGGWDNLLGVIPGGCSVPIMPKETCDNVLMDYDALRDVGSGLGTAAVIVMNKQTDIIRAIQRFSAFYKHESCGQCTPCREGTTWLQKMMDRFVTGQATVKEIDEIYELTKEIEGHTICALGDAAAWPIQGLIKSFRPVMEERIAQYNQKHNVDLGGWVPSGKILDGKVADNPLPTHH from the coding sequence ATGCTTCGTAGCATTAGAAGAAGTGCAAAGAGTTTTAATGTCAGACAGTTGGCTACGGCTGCCGATGCAGGTGCTAACCCTAACCGTGTCCATGGAGGCTTGAAAGACCAGGATCGTATCTTCCAGAACGTCTATGGCAATTATGGCCATGACTTGAAATCTGCCATGAAGATGGGCGACTGGTACAAGACCAAAGAGATCATCCTTAAAGGTGACAAGTGGATTTTGGACGAGATAAAGAAGTCCGGTTTgagaggcagaggaggcGCCGGTTTCCCCTCTGGCCTTAAATGGTCATTCATGAACCCTCCTGGATGGGAGAAAAATAAGGGCCCCAGATACTTGGTGGTCAATGCGGATGAAGGTGAGCCAGGCACTTGTAAAGACCGTGAGATCATCAGAAAAGACCCCCACAAATTGGTGGAAGGCTGTCTTTTGGCTGGTAGAGGTATGAACGCTACTGCTGCGTACATCTATATTAGAGGTGAATTTTATAACGAAGCcgtcattttgcagcagGCCATTAATGAAGCCTATAAGAATGGTTTTCTCGGCAAGAATGCTTGTGGCTCTGGTTACGATTTTGATGTCTACATTCACAGAGGTATGGGTGCTTATAtctgtggtgaagaaaCTGCTTTGATTGAGTCCATCGAAGGTAAGGCCGGTAAGCCAAGATTGAAGCCACCATTCCCTGCTGGTATCGGTTTGTTTGGTAGACCATCGACCGTTACCAACGTCGAGACAGTTGCCGTTGCTCCAACTATTTTGAGAAGAGGAGGTGACTGGTTCGCATCTTTTGGTCGCGAGAGAAATTCTGGTACCAAGTTGTTTTGTATCTCTGGTCATGTCAACGAACCATGTActgtcgaagaagagatgtCCATTcctttgaaggagttgttggagaaacATTGTGGAGGTGTTAAAGGTGGTTGGGACAATTTGTTGGGAGTGATCCCTGGTGGATGTTCCGTGCCCATCATGCCTAAGGAGACTTGTGACAACGTCTTGATGGATTACGATGCCTTGAGAGATGTCGGTTCCGGTTTGGGTACCGCCGCTGTCATTGTCATGAACAAGCAAACTGATATCATCAGAGCTATCCAAAGATTTTCTGCATTTTACAAGCACGAGTCATGTGGTCAATGTACTCCATGCAGAGAGGGTACTACTTGGTTGCAGAAGATGATGGACAGATTTGTAACTGGACAGGCTACTGTCAAGGAAATCGATGAGATCTACGAGCTCACgaaggaaattgaaggTCACACCATTTGCGCTTTGGGTGATGCAGCCGCTTGGCCCATCCAAGGTTTGATCAAGAGTTTCAGACCTGTAATGGAGGAGAGAATTGCCCAATACAACCAAAAGCACAACGTTGACCTTGGCGGTTGGGTTCCATCAGGTAAGATCCTTGATGGTAAGGTTGCTGACAACCCACTTCCAACTCACCACTAA
- a CDS encoding protein arginine N-methyltransferase, whose translation MTRVGAVATKKEIIYESRFAFYIPTAAVASQLNTKASHVFLESLNQYHTLSGTSRAFLIRLVDFKYASTFLDQLASLEASFVVVVPVVESHSYWGVLRQYQSQFAYVLQPKLRLSADWVKRYKSLTYIAILILNDFDEDLAVKATQPDLIVYSEDSDNNLVSRAHSYAKSITEKIANAKFINHFIDPLQPLTQQMPLEVYETFEKDQPKYKAYEEAIDLALHDLLIQRKRKLRVLVVGPGRGPLLATAAKRLQQIELTAVEKNPLCISQLQELNRTSWDSKVTIYEGDIRILAASLGDFDLVISELIGSFGCNEACPEILQALAKPNTVMIPQTIQSFITPAFCSLVEGNITRPYLLNSDECFPVAETQQVFEFSFPNNAKFDQSFQHTFALNSLDVSNTLVGNFKANLYGHISIGSTSSDSTTFVCSSWYPMIFPIQTVETKIELLFRRISSHDRLWYEWTVNGSKMNAQGVEYSIPLS comes from the coding sequence ATGACAAGGGTGGGAGCTGTGGCCACCAAAAAGGAAATAATATATGAGAGTCGGTTTGCATTTTATATTCCTACCGCTGCCGTGGCTTCTCAGCTAAATACGAAAGCTTCTCACgtttttttggaaagcttgAATCAGTACCACACCTTGTCTGGCACTTCACGAGCTTTTTTAATACGACTCGTTGATTTTAAATACGCATCAACTTTCCTCGATCAGTTGGCGTCATTAGAAGCTCTGTTTGTAGTTGTGGTGCCTGTAGTGGAGAGCCATTCTTACTGGGGTGTCCTACGACAGTATCAAAGCCAGTTTGCATacgttttgcaaccaaaacTTAGGCTATCGGCAGATTGGGTGAAAAGGTACAAAAGCTTGACGTATATTGCCATTCTCATCTTAAATGATTTCGATGAGGACTTGGCCGTAAAGGCAACTCAGCCTGATTTAATCGTATATTCTGAGGATAGTGACAACAATTTGGTAAGTCGAGCACATTCGTATGCAAAATCCATAACAGAGAAGATCGCAAATGCCAAATTCATTAATCATTTCATAGATcctttgcaaccattgaCGCAACAAATGCCTTTAGAAGTCTACGAAACCTTTGAAAAGGATCAACCAAAGTACAAGGCATACGAAGAGGCTATTGATTTAGCTCTTCATGATCTTTTGattcaaagaaagagaaaattgaggGTTCTTGTCGTGGGTCCGGGTCGTGGGCCACTTCTTGCGACTGCCGCTAAGCGCTTGCAGCAAATTGAACTCACTGCTGTCGAGAAAAATCCTCTTTGCATCTCACAGTTACAAGAACTAAACCGAACTTCATGGGATAGCAAGGTGACAATATATGAAGGTGATATTCGCATTCTTGCAGCTTCTCTAGGAGACTTCGATTTGGTCATTTCCGAATTGATTGGGTCCTTCGGGTGTAATGAGGCTTGCCCTGAAATTCTTCAGGCTCTCGCTAAACCCAACACAGTCATGATCCCACAGACTATTCAAAGCTTTATAACACCAGCTTTTTGCAGTTTGGTGGAAGGAAATATCACCAGACCGTATTTGTTGAACTCAGATGAGTGTTTTCCCGTCGCTGAAACGCAGCAGGTCTTTGAGTTCAGCTTTCCAAACAACGCAAAATTTGATCAAAGCTTCCAGCATACCTTTGCGCTTAATTCTCTTGATGTTAGCAATACACTTGTGGGTAATTTTAAAGCAAACTTGTATGGACACATCAGCATTGGCAGTACATCGTCTGATTCGACTACGTTTGTTTGTTCCTCGTGGTATCCCATGATATTCCCAATCCAAACTGTCGAGACAAAAatcgagcttctttttAGAAGGATAAGTCTGCATGATCGGCTTTGGTACGAATGGACTGTTAACGGATCAAAGATGAACGCACAGGGTGTAGAATACTCCATTCCTCTCTCATGA
- a CDS encoding U2-type spliceosomal complex subunit CWC25 → MPGDLNLKKSWNPALVKNQKKVWEKEQEALKELKAIKERSKEIEREREKEEMIRLQYGDDLDAIPQDKKIELSKLGWMYQAKPNKEAGKLNESGFREVEEDFLSKQTDIEQLVRSNVGAKKQRNKETTALDRINSIGKAPVSSSSLSDDPLLAIRQEQRRRKRDLGDRVEKSKDNHKRSRSNKGSSSSRKHREGNRSGSSENGYKHAEHGEKKRVDKIDRKIDSKEPMKVIDY, encoded by the coding sequence ATGCCAGGcgacttgaacttgaaaaagtctTGGAATCCAGCGCTAGTAAAGAACCAAAAGAAAGTATGGgagaaagagcaagaagCCTTGAAAGAGCTCAAAGCGATAAAGGAACGCTCCAAAGAGATTGAGCGTGAGAgggagaaggaagagatgatACGACTTCAGTACGGCGATGACCTTGATGCTATACCACAAGATAAAAAGATTGAGCTAAGTAAGCTTGGTTGGATGTATCAAGCTAAGCCGAATAAGGAAGCTGGCAAACTAAACGAGTCGGGATTTCGTGAGGTCGAGGAAGACTTTCTACTGAAACAGACAGATATAGAGCAGTTGGTGAGGAGCAATGTTGGagcaaagaagcaaagaaataAGGAGACTACTGCTTTAGATCGAATAAATAGTATTGGCAAGGCGCCAGTGTCGTCTCTGAGTCTATCGGACGACCCACTACTAGCAATAAGACAAGAGCAGAGAAGGCGCAAGCGCGATCTAGGAGACAGGGTGGAGAAGTCAAAAGACAATCACAAGCGTTCTCGCTCAAACAAAGGTTCCAGCTCTAGTCGGAAACATCGTGAAGGCAACCGAAGTGGCTCTTCTGAGAACGGTTATAAACACGCAGAACACggtgagaagaagagagtggACAAGATTGATAGAAAGATCgattcaaaagagcccATGAAAGTCATTGACTATTAA
- the KTR2 gene encoding mannosyltransferase YUR1, with product MGYLTFISVAILAIILSIPTQSSNRSKFNDASLNSILKPASNTSTWENLHLWISSRLPSKEVSNPSFLYNPGHKNQQKLSSSSFYDEAQFLKDREQIGKENATIVMLVRNSELKGALQSMRSLEDRFNKDYKYPWVFLNDVPFEQNFIDQTTMMASGKTYYELIPKEDWGMPPHIDKEKFEYNLMNSWDVIYGPSRSYRNMCHFNSGYFYKQKRLLNFEWYFRVEPDVEYMCDFQYDPFTVLRENKKVYGFVLALPDYENTIPTLWPTVEEFIRKYPQYLHPNNAYDFLTTNETDVFFGVENPTNHLYNMCHFWSNFEIANLNFFRGEAYGAYFDHLDKSGGFYYERWGDAPVHTIGLALLLDRDEIHHFEDIGYYHAPYMGCPTSEDVLMAKRCICRDKAFDGEPLKGMEVRPPSCLPRWWRYGSGKTFLNDANYTFR from the coding sequence ATGGGGTATCTTACGTTCATTTCTGTTGCAATTTTAGCAATCATTTTACTGATCCCTACACAAAGCTCGAATCGTTCGAAATTTAATGATGCAAGCCTAAATAGCATCCTAAAACCAGCTCTGAACACATCCACTTGGGAAAACCTACATTTATGGATATCCTCCAGACTCCCGTCTAAAGAGGTGTCGAATCCCAGCTTCTTGTATAATCCCGGGCACAAAAACCAACAAAAACTCAGCTCGAGCTCATTTTACGACGAAGCTCAATTCTTGAAGGATCGTGAACAGATTGGGAAAGAGAATGCAACCATCGTTATGCTCGTTCGTAATCTGGAACTAAAAGGAGCCTTGCAACTGATGAGATCACTCGAGGATCGATTCAACAAAGACTACAAATACCCTTGGGTATTCCTCAATGATGTTCCTTTCGAGCAAAACTTCATAGATCAGACAACGATGATGGCCAGCGGAAAGACATACTACGAGCTTATACCCAAAGAAGACTGGGGAATGCCTCCGCACAtagacaaagaaaagttTGAGTAtaacttgatgaactcgtGGGATGTCATCTACGGTCCTTCTCGCTCATACAGAAATATGTGCCATTTCAATTCTGGGTATTTCTACAAACAGAAACGTTTACTAAACTTCGAGTGGTATTTTCGCGTAGAGCCTGACGTTGAGTACATGTGTGACTTTCAGTACGATCCATTCACCGTGCTACgtgaaaacaaaaaagtaTATGGGTTTGTTCTTGCCCTTCCGGATTATGAAAACACGATTCCAACACTTTGGCCGACAGTGGAGGAGTTCATTCGCAAATATCCGCAATATCTACACCCAAATAATGCATATGACTTCTTGACCACCAACGAGACTGATGTTTTCTTCGGTGTCGAGAACCCCACAAATCACCTTTATAATATGTGCCACTTCTGGTCCAATTTTGAAATCGCTAatttgaactttttcagAGGTGAAGCCTATGGCGCGTATTTTGATCACTTAGATAAAAGTGGTGGATTCTATTACGAAAGATGGGGAGATGCACCGGTGCATACCATTGGACTTgctttgcttcttgatcGAGATGAGATACATCACTTTGAAGACATTGGCTACTACCATGCTCCTTACATGGGATGTCCCACTTCCGAGGATGTCCTTATGGCTAAAAGATGTATATGCAGAGATAAGGCATTTGATGGCGAACCATTGAAAGGAATGGAAGTCAGACCGCCAAGTTGTCTACCCAGATGGTGGAGATACGGCAGCGGCAAGACATTTTTGAACGACGCAAATTATACATTTCGTTAG
- the SCW11 gene encoding putative glucan endo-1,3-beta-D-glucosidase, whose product MITILSFILFFQCIAGVPVPRVITRWHTAEAVTSTAYYTTGTTTVWLPPVQVDISGDFTTTYTVTTGQWATTPVTLTSSHAAGQPDTDQPEPTHTDNFQPQSSAHATSTSPVANTPTQPNSPTASESTNSSPQTTNQPIQTSAPSTTSIASTSSSSDSATSTSSDSSTTSASGDNVLKVANENGYDFSSASIKLTKPSVIVYSPYSNDGSCKNYDEVETDLKFLKSIGINKIRTYGVDCNIVSAVLPIASSLNFKVNQGFWISNAGVDSIDDSVNNLIDYAKKNSWDVFDYITIGNEAIIEGYAKPSELIAKIKSVKKQLQDNGYTGQVTTSEPPAMFIKHPELCTESDIDFVGINSHSYFNTNLFAHEAGEYITSQQKKVSELCSKKTVITETGYPSKGIKNGNNVPSLVNQYAALKSIMEATNGDCTILSSFDDYWKNPGPYGIEQSFGVIGLFN is encoded by the coding sequence ATGATCACCATTCTTTCATTCATTCTATTCTTCCAGTGCATTGCGGGTGTACCAGTTCCTAGAGTGATCACTCGTTGGCACACTGCTGAAGCCGTGACTTCAACTGCTTACTACACCACAGGCACCACTACTGTATGGTTGCCCCCTGTCCAGGTTGATATCTCTGGCGATTTTACTACTACCTACACTGTGACTACCGGACAATGGGCTACGACTCCGGTTACTCTCACGTCTTCTCATGCTGCTGGACAGCCAGACACTGACCAACCAGAGCCAACCCACACAGACAATTTCCAGCCCCAGTCATCAGCACATGCCACGTCCACAAGCCCCGTTGCGAACACACCTACTCAGCCCAACTCCCCAACTGCTTCGGAATCGACTAATTCTTCACCTCAGACCACCAATCAGCCGATTCAGACCTCCGCTCCTTCAACTACTTCAATTGCTTCGACCAGCTCATCGAGTGACTCTGCGACGAGCACATCGAGTGACTCCTCAACCACATCAGCTTCTGGAGACAATGTCTTGAAGGTTGCCAATGAAAATGGGTACGACTTCTCCAGCGCTCTGATAAAGCTTACCAAGCCATCTGTTATTGTCTACTCTCCATATTCCAATGACGGATCTTGCAAGAACTACGACGAGGTCGAGACCGATttgaagtttctcaagagcatCGGTATCAATAAGATCAGGACATACGGTGTTGACTGCAACATCGTCAGTGCTGTTCTTCCTATTGCCTCTTCCTTGAACTTCAAAGTGAACCAGGGATTCTGGATCTCAAATGCGGGCGTTGATTCGATCGATGATTCGGTCAATAACTTGATTGACTACGCAAAGAAAAACTCTTGGGATGTCTTCGACTACATTACGATTGGTAACGAGGCTATTATTGAAGGTTATGCCAAGCCATCAGAATTAATTGCCAAGATCAAAAGCGTCAAGAAGCAATTACAAGACAACGGGTACACCGGTCAAGTTACCACTTCTGAGCCCCCTGCCATGTTCATCAAACACCCTGAGTTGTGTACTGAGTCTGACATAGACTTTGTTGGTATCAACTCACACTCATATTTCAACACCAACCTTTTCGCTCATGAAGCTGGCGAATACATCACATCTCAACAGAAAAAAGTCTCCGAGCTTTGCTCGAAAAAGACAGTTATTACCGAAACAGGTTACCCATCGAAGGGTATCAAAAATGGTAACAACGTGCCTTCGCTTGTCAATCAATATGCTGCATTGAAATCCATCATGGAAGCTACAAATGGTGACTGTACAattttgagctccttcGATGATTACTGGAAGAATCCGGGTCCATATGGCATTGAGCAATCTTTTGGAGTCATTGGTCTTTTTAACTag